A genome region from Carboxydocella sporoproducens DSM 16521 includes the following:
- the prmA gene encoding 50S ribosomal protein L11 methyltransferase, with product MKWQEIQVTVHRDGVEAVANILHETGANGVIIEDPQLKWQYIEEKRWDYYEFPEEEAGDPDLVVVKAYLPEGTKLAAQVEDVKRAVNDLKHYHLPGLYCELAFSLVDDQDWATSWKKYFKTEKIGEKIVIKPTWEDYQAQDGEIVVELDPGMAFGTGTHPTTAMCIRALEKLFPGPRVVYDVGTGSGVLAIVAAKLGAEDVLAIDLDETAVKVAWENADQNDVTHIVRVEEGNLLDTVAEPADLIIANIIADIIIMVTPAVKEHLLPGGRFLCSGIIEEREQEVRAALEVSGLTIVETWRDSGWVAMLAERR from the coding sequence ATGAAGTGGCAGGAAATTCAGGTGACTGTCCACCGGGATGGAGTGGAAGCGGTAGCCAATATTCTACATGAGACTGGAGCCAATGGAGTAATCATCGAAGACCCGCAGTTGAAATGGCAATACATTGAGGAGAAACGCTGGGATTATTATGAATTTCCCGAGGAAGAGGCGGGTGATCCCGATCTGGTGGTGGTCAAGGCTTACCTGCCCGAAGGAACAAAGCTGGCCGCCCAGGTGGAAGATGTGAAGCGGGCGGTCAATGACCTGAAACATTATCATTTGCCCGGACTCTATTGTGAACTGGCCTTTTCCCTGGTTGATGACCAGGACTGGGCGACCTCCTGGAAAAAATATTTTAAAACGGAAAAAATAGGAGAGAAGATAGTGATCAAACCCACCTGGGAGGATTATCAGGCTCAGGATGGGGAGATCGTGGTAGAACTGGATCCGGGGATGGCCTTTGGCACCGGAACCCATCCCACTACTGCCATGTGTATCCGGGCCCTGGAAAAACTTTTCCCCGGTCCCAGAGTTGTCTATGATGTGGGCACCGGTTCTGGCGTGCTGGCCATCGTGGCCGCTAAACTGGGGGCAGAAGATGTCCTGGCCATCGATCTGGATGAAACGGCGGTCAAGGTGGCCTGGGAAAATGCCGACCAGAATGATGTCACCCATATTGTCCGGGTGGAAGAAGGCAATTTGCTGGATACAGTGGCCGAGCCCGCGGATTTGATTATCGCCAACATTATCGCTGATATCATCATCATGGTTACACCGGCAGTAAAGGAACACCTGCTGCCTGGTGGCCGGTTCCTCTGTTCCGGCATTATCGAGGAAAGGGAACAGGAGGTCAGGGCTGCCCTGGAGGTCAGTGGCCTGACTATAGTGGAAACCTGGCGGGATAGCGGCTGGGTAGCTATGCTGGCCGAAAGGAGATAG
- a CDS encoding 16S rRNA (uracil(1498)-N(3))-methyltransferase produces the protein MTRFFVQPEQIGEQYITITGDDAYHLARVLRAKPGELLEAVCGDGYVYSGEIVEIAKDRVFARRQERQPDLSESPLEICLVQGLPKGEKMELVLQKGTELGVKRFIPLVMARTVVRLEGNKAAERVERWRKIVREAAKQCRRGLVPEVDPVATWEQLWPQIQAGDLLLLPWEEEQSRGLRQLAATLPVPGPRRVFVIIGPEGGITPEEAAAALEKGAISISLGPRILRTETAAITAISLIQYLWGDLGGEPNG, from the coding sequence ATGACCCGCTTTTTTGTCCAACCAGAGCAAATCGGTGAACAGTATATTACCATCACCGGGGACGATGCCTACCATTTGGCCCGGGTGCTGCGGGCCAAACCGGGAGAGCTGCTGGAGGCCGTCTGCGGTGATGGTTATGTATATTCCGGGGAAATTGTGGAAATTGCTAAAGATAGGGTGTTTGCCCGCAGGCAGGAGCGTCAGCCTGACCTATCCGAATCCCCTCTGGAAATCTGTCTGGTTCAGGGGCTACCCAAAGGGGAAAAAATGGAGCTGGTACTGCAGAAAGGTACAGAGCTGGGGGTCAAGCGCTTTATCCCCCTGGTTATGGCCAGGACGGTAGTAAGGCTGGAAGGCAATAAAGCCGCCGAACGGGTGGAACGCTGGCGCAAGATCGTACGGGAAGCGGCCAAACAATGCCGCCGTGGGCTGGTGCCGGAAGTGGACCCAGTTGCAACCTGGGAACAGCTCTGGCCGCAAATCCAGGCAGGGGACCTGCTACTTCTGCCCTGGGAAGAAGAGCAAAGCCGGGGGTTAAGGCAGCTGGCTGCTACTCTGCCGGTTCCTGGCCCCCGCCGCGTCTTTGTCATCATTGGCCCTGAAGGAGGGATAACCCCGGAGGAAGCAGCAGCGGCCCTGGAAAAGGGGGCCATCAGCATCAGCCTGGGGCCTCGGATTTTGCGCACAGAAACGGCGGCTATCACTGCAATCAGTCTGATCCAGTATCTCTGGGGCGACCTAGGAGGTGAGCCTAATGGCTGA
- the mtaB gene encoding tRNA (N(6)-L-threonylcarbamoyladenosine(37)-C(2))-methylthiotransferase MtaB — protein sequence MAERTVAFATLGCKTNQYESEAMASLFRQAGYQVVDFEQPADVYIINTCSVTHLSNRKSRQLIRRAARRGGLVVVTGCYAQTAPGEVLAIEGVDLVVGTRDRQQLVQLVEEARAGTEPLARVENIMEAAAFEEIAPVLEEGRARAFVKIQEGCNNFCSYCIIPYARGPQRSREPARVLAEIQALVERGYQEVVLTGICIGAYGREGGEGDLAWLVEKICRETGIRRLRLGSIEPTNLTPALLEIMADYPQVCPHLHIPLQSGCDVTLREMNRHYSTYEYARLLGVVREFLPQAAITTDVIVGFPGESGEHFAATKDFISQMGFARLHVFPYSPRQGTPAAERTDQVPAAVKEKRVKELNQLGRQLARNYGQRFLETIQAVLVEQEYKDGFWEGLTANYLRVLLPARPEERGQLISVRLIGWRGDYLVGERL from the coding sequence ATGGCTGAACGAACAGTAGCTTTTGCTACTCTGGGCTGCAAGACCAATCAGTATGAAAGTGAAGCCATGGCCTCCCTCTTTCGTCAGGCCGGCTACCAGGTAGTGGATTTTGAACAACCGGCAGATGTCTATATCATCAATACCTGTTCTGTTACCCATCTCAGCAACCGCAAAAGCCGCCAGTTGATCCGGCGGGCTGCCCGCCGGGGTGGGCTGGTGGTGGTGACTGGCTGTTATGCCCAAACGGCTCCAGGGGAAGTGCTGGCCATCGAGGGTGTAGACCTGGTAGTGGGCACCCGCGACCGCCAGCAGCTGGTGCAGCTGGTGGAAGAAGCCCGCGCCGGTACGGAACCTCTGGCCCGGGTGGAGAATATCATGGAAGCAGCGGCTTTTGAGGAAATCGCTCCCGTTCTAGAGGAGGGGCGGGCCCGGGCTTTTGTCAAAATCCAGGAAGGCTGCAATAATTTCTGCAGTTATTGTATTATCCCCTATGCCCGGGGACCCCAGCGCAGCCGGGAGCCAGCCCGGGTGCTGGCGGAAATCCAGGCCCTGGTGGAACGGGGTTATCAGGAAGTGGTTCTGACCGGTATCTGTATCGGGGCCTATGGCCGGGAAGGCGGCGAGGGCGACCTGGCCTGGCTGGTGGAAAAAATCTGCCGGGAAACAGGCATACGCCGTTTACGCCTGGGCTCTATTGAGCCCACTAACCTGACACCGGCCTTGTTAGAGATAATGGCAGATTATCCACAGGTTTGTCCCCATCTACATATCCCCCTGCAAAGCGGCTGTGATGTAACCTTAAGGGAAATGAACCGCCATTACAGCACCTATGAGTATGCCCGCCTGCTGGGAGTGGTGCGGGAATTTTTGCCCCAGGCGGCTATAACTACCGATGTGATTGTGGGATTTCCCGGGGAATCAGGGGAACACTTTGCCGCAACTAAAGACTTTATCAGCCAGATGGGTTTTGCCCGCTTGCATGTTTTCCCTTACTCACCACGTCAGGGAACTCCTGCTGCAGAACGGACAGACCAGGTTCCGGCAGCGGTGAAGGAAAAGCGGGTGAAAGAGCTAAACCAGCTGGGACGACAGCTGGCCCGCAATTATGGACAGCGTTTTCTTGAAACAATCCAGGCAGTGCTGGTGGAACAGGAATATAAAGACGGTTTCTGGGAAGGCCTGACCGCCAATTATTTACGGGTTTTGTTACCAGCCCGGCCAGAGGAAAGAGGACAGCTAATTTCTGTTCGCCTCATCGGATGGCGTGGAGATTATCTGGTTGGGGAAAGATTGTAA
- a CDS encoding histidine triad nucleotide-binding protein: protein MQDCIFCKIVNREIPAKVVYEDEKVLVFHDINPVAPIHLLLIPKQHIPHLLAADEVDEALLGHLQLVAGRVAKDLGLEEKGFRLVTNNLKDAGQVVFHLHYHLLAGRPFGWPPG from the coding sequence ATGCAGGACTGCATTTTTTGCAAGATCGTCAACAGGGAAATCCCGGCCAAAGTAGTATATGAAGATGAAAAAGTGCTGGTTTTCCACGATATTAACCCGGTGGCACCCATTCATCTTTTGCTTATTCCCAAGCAGCACATCCCTCATTTGCTGGCTGCGGATGAAGTTGACGAAGCACTGTTGGGACACCTTCAGCTTGTCGCCGGACGGGTTGCCAAGGACCTGGGTTTGGAGGAAAAGGGTTTTCGACTCGTAACCAATAATTTGAAGGATGCGGGTCAGGTTGTTTTCCACCTCCACTACCACCTGTTAGCCGGGCGTCCCTTTGGCTGGCCGCCGGGTTAA
- the rpsU gene encoding 30S ribosomal protein S21, translating to MSEVRVGKNESLDSALRRFKKSCQRAGVLSEVRKREHYEKPSVKRKKKSEAARKRKFR from the coding sequence ATGTCTGAAGTTCGCGTGGGTAAAAACGAATCCCTGGACAGCGCCCTGCGGCGGTTCAAGAAATCCTGCCAGCGGGCCGGGGTTCTTTCTGAAGTGAGAAAACGGGAACACTATGAAAAACCCAGTGTTAAACGGAAGAAGAAGTCCGAAGCTGCCAGAAAGCGTAAGTTCCGCTAA
- a CDS encoding GatB/YqeY domain-containing protein → MSLLERLTADMKEAMKAKEAGKVRLSTIRMAKSAIKNAEIEKKRELTEEEIIEVIAREVKQRRDAMEEYRKAGREDIVQQLEAEVAVLLPYLPEQLDENQLRQLIQEAIAATGAQGPKEMGKVMGYLMPKIKGRADGKLVNHLVKEYLG, encoded by the coding sequence ATGTCCCTGTTAGAGCGGTTGACAGCTGATATGAAAGAGGCCATGAAAGCCAAGGAAGCCGGGAAAGTCCGCCTCTCCACCATTCGCATGGCCAAATCAGCTATCAAGAACGCAGAAATTGAAAAAAAGCGGGAATTGACGGAAGAGGAAATCATCGAAGTCATTGCCCGTGAAGTCAAACAGCGGCGGGATGCCATGGAGGAGTACCGCAAGGCTGGCCGTGAGGATATCGTCCAGCAGCTGGAAGCAGAGGTGGCAGTCCTGCTGCCTTACCTGCCAGAACAGCTGGATGAAAACCAGTTACGGCAACTGATCCAGGAAGCCATCGCAGCTACCGGGGCCCAGGGGCCTAAGGAAATGGGCAAGGTCATGGGCTATCTGATGCCGAAAATTAAAGGCCGGGCCGATGGCAAACTGGTCAATCATCTGGTTAAGGAATATCTGGGATAA
- a CDS encoding amidase domain-containing protein — protein MKGGILSKSYIWAITLVVLIFIFTLSPHVHAYNSTGAVSYAEKWAKSRNSNYPSFDNDCTNFVSQAIHDPTGAGKPFDESGSSQYFMWYIYKRWWGWDYTTTWSVASHFYNYLRENPAGSWINSWNPPQPTTPSDMKEGDILFYDWNNDGSKDHAAIVVGYGTDPTSGYVGNLQDQHTTDRYHAIWHLRPYNSKWTTTVIYDMRPF, from the coding sequence TTGAAAGGTGGCATTTTAAGTAAATCCTATATTTGGGCTATTACTTTGGTCGTTTTAATTTTTATATTTACTTTAAGCCCTCATGTTCATGCATACAACAGTACAGGCGCTGTTTCATATGCTGAAAAGTGGGCAAAAAGTCGAAACTCTAACTATCCATCATTTGATAACGATTGTACAAACTTTGTTTCTCAGGCTATCCATGACCCTACGGGTGCTGGTAAACCCTTTGATGAGTCAGGATCATCCCAGTATTTTATGTGGTATATATATAAACGGTGGTGGGGATGGGATTATACCACAACCTGGTCAGTAGCAAGTCACTTTTATAATTACCTAAGAGAAAATCCAGCTGGCTCCTGGATTAACTCATGGAATCCTCCGCAACCTACCACACCTTCTGATATGAAGGAAGGTGACATACTTTTCTATGATTGGAATAACGATGGTTCTAAAGACCATGCAGCTATTGTGGTAGGATACGGGACTGATCCTACTTCCGGTTATGTTGGTAATTTACAAGACCAGCATACTACTGACAGATATCATGCCATTTGGCACTTACGCCCTTACAATTCCAAATGGACTACCACCGTAATTTATGATATGAGACCTTTTTGA
- a CDS encoding nuclear transport factor 2 family protein, translating into MQVTKKSLFISTLIVLSALVIIWGGLGFVDKNTADDQAEIRQTILKSVELSQSLPVLPEPQASTPQEKIPDQVKRIMYDKITSSLMEIYSSKSPLLIQRISALQQAVDKQELEKFRARGGGYSKVENVQITINGDSATAQADITTWSEFIEANGKKFRPENGGHYVFSLVKENGKWKITGEEFSFLPGQEP; encoded by the coding sequence ATGCAAGTTACAAAGAAAAGTTTATTTATCAGTACTCTTATTGTCTTATCCGCCTTAGTCATAATATGGGGAGGTCTGGGCTTTGTTGATAAAAATACAGCCGATGACCAGGCAGAGATTCGCCAGACAATTTTAAAATCTGTTGAATTAAGCCAGTCTCTTCCAGTACTCCCTGAACCTCAGGCATCAACCCCCCAGGAAAAAATTCCTGATCAAGTAAAAAGAATAATGTATGATAAGATTACATCCAGCTTGATGGAAATCTACAGCTCCAAATCTCCCTTACTTATACAACGTATTAGCGCCTTACAACAAGCTGTTGACAAACAAGAGCTGGAAAAGTTCAGAGCCAGGGGTGGCGGCTACTCTAAAGTCGAAAACGTTCAGATTACTATCAATGGAGATTCAGCCACTGCCCAGGCTGATATTACCACCTGGTCAGAATTTATCGAGGCAAATGGTAAAAAATTCAGGCCAGAAAATGGCGGACATTATGTATTTAGCCTGGTTAAAGAAAATGGTAAGTGGAAAATAACCGGTGAAGAATTTAGCTTTCTGCCTGGACAAGAACCTTAA
- a CDS encoding L-lactate MFS transporter, with amino-acid sequence MANSSRGWVVTLAGTGINLALGVLYAWSVFAKALTEQWNWSKTQSSLPYTLAILVFALMMIPAGRWQDKAGPRIVATVGGILTGSGLILASFFDSVMGITISFGLLAGAGIGLGYAAATPAAVKWFPPEKKGLITGIVVSGFGLASVYIAPLTNYLLKVYGINDSFRILGIAFLLVATLLAQLLTNPPADYKAPVASPAGKPQNTAPAVNDYSWQEMLKTRQFYLLWLMFACGSLAGLMIIGHLSKIAKVQLNIQWGFALVALLAIFNAGGRIIAGILSDIIGRTRTMLLVFVLQAIVMSLFAKLNTLSLLAAGAALVGFNYGACLSLFPSATADYFGTRNLGLNYGIVFTAWGVGGMVGPLLAGWVADTTGTYTYAYYIAALLCVLAAGLSLVTRAPRSVALLGQEEKHVA; translated from the coding sequence ATGGCTAATTCATCCCGCGGCTGGGTTGTGACCCTGGCCGGGACGGGTATCAATCTGGCCCTGGGCGTGCTATATGCCTGGAGCGTCTTTGCCAAAGCTTTAACTGAACAGTGGAACTGGAGCAAAACCCAATCCTCTTTACCTTATACCCTGGCCATTCTGGTTTTTGCCCTGATGATGATTCCCGCCGGGCGCTGGCAGGATAAAGCCGGCCCCCGAATTGTAGCTACGGTCGGTGGCATCTTGACTGGTAGCGGCCTGATTCTGGCCAGCTTTTTCGATTCAGTAATGGGGATCACCATTTCTTTCGGCCTGTTAGCCGGGGCCGGCATAGGCCTAGGTTATGCCGCCGCCACCCCCGCTGCCGTCAAATGGTTTCCCCCGGAAAAGAAAGGCTTGATCACCGGGATTGTGGTCAGCGGTTTTGGCCTTGCTTCCGTCTATATCGCCCCATTGACCAACTACCTGTTAAAAGTATATGGAATCAATGATTCTTTCCGGATCCTGGGCATCGCCTTTCTGCTGGTCGCCACCCTGCTGGCCCAGCTGTTGACTAACCCGCCCGCTGATTACAAAGCTCCCGTGGCCAGCCCTGCGGGCAAACCCCAGAATACTGCTCCTGCTGTTAATGACTACAGCTGGCAGGAAATGCTGAAAACCCGGCAGTTCTATTTGCTCTGGCTCATGTTTGCCTGCGGCTCCCTTGCCGGGTTAATGATTATCGGCCATCTTTCCAAAATCGCCAAGGTTCAGCTCAATATCCAGTGGGGTTTTGCCCTGGTGGCTCTGCTGGCCATTTTCAATGCCGGAGGGCGAATAATTGCCGGGATCCTCTCTGATATTATCGGCCGTACCCGCACCATGCTGCTGGTCTTCGTGCTGCAGGCAATTGTCATGAGCCTGTTCGCCAAACTGAACACTCTGTCCCTGCTGGCCGCCGGCGCTGCCCTGGTTGGCTTCAATTACGGGGCCTGTCTCTCCCTCTTCCCCTCTGCTACCGCTGACTATTTCGGCACCAGAAACCTGGGGCTGAACTACGGGATTGTTTTCACCGCCTGGGGAGTAGGCGGTATGGTGGGACCGTTACTGGCAGGCTGGGTAGCCGATACCACCGGCACTTATACTTATGCCTATTATATCGCTGCCCTGCTCTGCGTCCTGGCCGCCGGCCTGTCTCTGGTGACGCGGGCTCCCCGCTCTGTCGCCCTTTTAGGCCAGGAAGAAAAACATGTGGCTTAG
- the mntA gene encoding type VII toxin-antitoxin system MntA family adenylyltransferase antitoxin, translating into MEELALLHPLWKKNKVVAVWLFGSRARGEAREDSDWDLALLFKQPYPGLQEKMSLIADVTGILKTDKVDIVFLHDAPLVLQKEIVYDGKVIFETDWDFRTDFEEMVVRRWLDFEPVWQQMTRDLLENLKEEFGGGESGL; encoded by the coding sequence ATGGAAGAACTGGCTTTATTACATCCATTGTGGAAAAAAAATAAAGTAGTGGCGGTCTGGCTGTTTGGGTCACGGGCGCGCGGTGAGGCCAGAGAGGATAGCGACTGGGACCTGGCTCTTTTATTTAAGCAACCATATCCAGGGTTGCAGGAAAAAATGAGCTTAATTGCTGATGTTACGGGTATCCTTAAAACTGATAAAGTTGACATTGTTTTTTTACATGATGCCCCTCTGGTTTTGCAGAAGGAAATAGTATATGATGGTAAAGTCATTTTTGAAACTGACTGGGACTTCCGGACTGATTTCGAGGAAATGGTGGTTCGTCGCTGGCTGGATTTTGAACCAGTCTGGCAACAAATGACCAGGGATTTACTGGAAAACCTGAAGGAAGAGTTCGGAGGTGGTGAAAGTGGTCTATAA
- the hepT gene encoding type VII toxin-antitoxin system HepT family RNase toxin, which yields MVKVVYNSTRLFAYLENLKERYFNLAEMAKLSKEEFLADKRNSDIVFANLYIALNIILDAGSHIIVKNGQKRPGTYREIIDELGKLGVIPADFAERVKGLAGYRNRMAHGYIDITPEELYQIITENLADIKKFIGYFSRLLT from the coding sequence GTGGTGAAAGTGGTCTATAATTCAACGCGCCTGTTTGCCTATTTAGAAAATTTAAAGGAAAGATATTTTAATCTTGCTGAAATGGCAAAGCTGAGTAAAGAGGAATTTTTAGCAGACAAACGCAATAGCGATATCGTGTTTGCCAATCTATATATTGCTTTAAATATAATTCTGGATGCTGGCTCACATATTATTGTCAAAAATGGACAGAAAAGGCCGGGTACCTATCGGGAAATTATTGATGAACTGGGTAAGCTGGGGGTAATTCCGGCGGATTTTGCAGAAAGAGTTAAAGGGCTGGCCGGATATCGCAATCGTATGGCTCATGGTTACATTGATATAACACCGGAAGAGCTATATCAGATAATTACTGAAAATCTTGCTGATATTAAAAAATTCATTGGCTATTTCAGTCGATTGCTCACCTAG
- a CDS encoding NfeD family protein produces MPYPAFYLNGWEALLIFMIGFLALLVEILVIPGFGLVGLAGILFMLFALYLALHAPGAVLAALALAILVAAVVLYWAWRRMEEKRLLNQLILTDNQESKAGYLAPDPSWQKLVGKSGLTLTPLRPAGKVEIAGQVVDVVSEGEYLPGGVKVTVIKVEGQRIVVRKEKPGP; encoded by the coding sequence TTGCCTTATCCTGCGTTTTATCTTAACGGCTGGGAAGCGCTATTGATCTTCATGATCGGGTTCCTGGCCTTACTGGTGGAAATCCTGGTTATCCCTGGTTTTGGGCTGGTAGGACTGGCGGGTATCCTGTTCATGCTCTTTGCCCTTTATCTGGCCCTGCATGCCCCGGGAGCGGTGCTGGCTGCTCTGGCTCTGGCTATTCTGGTTGCTGCCGTTGTTCTCTACTGGGCCTGGCGGCGGATGGAAGAAAAAAGATTGCTGAATCAGCTCATTCTCACCGATAACCAGGAAAGCAAAGCCGGTTATCTGGCCCCTGATCCTTCCTGGCAGAAACTAGTGGGAAAAAGCGGGCTGACGCTGACGCCTTTGCGTCCGGCGGGCAAGGTGGAAATAGCTGGCCAGGTGGTGGATGTAGTCTCAGAAGGGGAGTACCTCCCCGGAGGTGTAAAGGTGACAGTAATCAAGGTCGAGGGACAAAGGATTGTAGTGAGAAAAGAAAAACCCGGGCCATAA